One region of Verrucomicrobiales bacterium genomic DNA includes:
- a CDS encoding SDR family oxidoreductase produces the protein MKNLFDLTNEVAVVIGATGVLGGALAEGLAAAGAAIAVVGRNEERGAARVAAIRKSQGRAAFFPADASNPAQLKQAHEAILRELGAPTILVNAAGGNDPKVTVTADHPFESIALSDWQANFDLNLVGGALLPCQEFGPAMCERGKGSIINIASVSAHLPLSRVVSYSAAKAAVLSLTRFLAREWAPRGVRVNSLTPGFFPAEQNRKLLFQEDGSPTARTQSIWGHTPMKRFGSPEELVGAVVFLASAKASGFVTGTDLAVDGGFLSQTI, from the coding sequence ATGAAGAACTTGTTTGATCTGACGAATGAGGTGGCGGTGGTCATTGGAGCAACGGGGGTCCTAGGTGGCGCACTGGCGGAAGGCCTGGCCGCGGCGGGTGCTGCGATTGCCGTGGTCGGACGAAACGAAGAGCGAGGAGCAGCGCGGGTCGCAGCCATCCGGAAGAGCCAGGGACGGGCGGCATTCTTCCCGGCCGACGCCTCCAACCCTGCCCAGCTCAAGCAAGCCCATGAAGCCATTCTCCGCGAGCTCGGAGCCCCCACGATCCTAGTCAACGCGGCCGGGGGTAACGACCCCAAGGTGACCGTCACTGCGGATCACCCCTTTGAGTCGATTGCATTGTCAGACTGGCAAGCCAATTTCGATCTGAACCTGGTGGGAGGCGCCTTGCTGCCGTGCCAGGAATTTGGGCCGGCCATGTGCGAGCGTGGAAAAGGGAGCATCATCAACATTGCGAGCGTCTCGGCGCATCTGCCCCTTTCACGAGTTGTGAGTTATTCGGCAGCGAAAGCAGCGGTGCTGAGTCTGACGCGCTTCCTTGCCCGAGAGTGGGCTCCTCGCGGCGTTCGGGTCAACTCGCTGACCCCGGGGTTCTTCCCAGCGGAGCAGAACCGCAAGTTGTTGTTTCAGGAGGACGGTTCGCCCACGGCCAGGACGCAATCCATTTGGGGCCACACGCCGATGAAACGCTTCGGCAGTCCCGAGGAACTGGTGGGGGCCGTGGTCTTTCTAGCCAGCGCAAAAGCCAGCGGCTTCGTGACTGGCACCGACCTCGCCGTCGATGGTGGTTTCCTGTCTCAAACCATTTAA
- a CDS encoding flippase-like domain-containing protein — MKWAVKALLSGVGVWICLQLLKQVDAEELKRSLGVLGFWAPTVLIPYFGVYLIDAAAWRACFGAAGIRSIPFATLLRIRWCGESLNNVVPSAYVGGEALKVVLLAKRGIPTDQATAAAVISKTVQTLAQLIVLAAAALAFLSLVPSDSPLRGGLLVVMLGTLTLVAGLFWIQRRGIFGTLADLLKRLGIHLAILEKSRPKWQPIDQTITRFYGQERPHFFKALLLYCLGWLLDSLEVWWFAYLIGHPISWFQALSVEAFVGVAKILGLFVPGALGIQESGILLVGRAVGLSDSFCLAYALVRRAREILFALIGWGLFTWEGIPLKAVGMTKRA; from the coding sequence ATGAAGTGGGCGGTGAAAGCCCTGCTCTCGGGTGTGGGGGTATGGATCTGCCTCCAGCTGCTCAAGCAGGTCGATGCTGAGGAACTTAAGCGCAGTCTGGGAGTGCTGGGGTTCTGGGCGCCGACGGTATTGATTCCCTATTTCGGCGTTTACCTCATCGACGCGGCAGCGTGGCGGGCGTGCTTCGGAGCAGCAGGGATTCGATCCATCCCCTTCGCCACGCTGCTGCGGATTCGCTGGTGCGGCGAGTCGCTGAACAATGTCGTACCTTCGGCCTATGTGGGCGGGGAGGCTCTCAAAGTCGTCCTACTTGCTAAACGTGGGATCCCAACTGACCAAGCCACCGCGGCAGCCGTTATCTCCAAGACCGTGCAGACCCTGGCTCAACTGATCGTCCTCGCCGCCGCCGCGCTGGCATTCTTGAGCTTGGTTCCCTCCGACTCTCCTCTCCGTGGCGGACTCCTGGTCGTGATGCTTGGCACCCTAACGCTGGTGGCAGGGCTTTTCTGGATTCAACGCCGGGGGATCTTTGGAACCCTGGCTGATCTGCTCAAGCGGCTGGGTATTCATCTGGCCATCCTGGAAAAGTCGCGCCCGAAGTGGCAACCCATCGACCAGACTATCACTCGGTTCTACGGGCAGGAGCGCCCCCACTTTTTTAAAGCGTTGTTGCTGTATTGCCTGGGCTGGCTGCTGGATAGCCTGGAAGTCTGGTGGTTTGCCTATCTGATCGGGCATCCCATCAGCTGGTTCCAGGCGCTCTCCGTCGAAGCGTTTGTTGGCGTCGCCAAGATCCTGGGGTTATTCGTGCCCGGTGCGCTCGGAATCCAGGAATCGGGCATCCTGCTGGTGGGGCGAGCGGTCGGGCTCTCCGATTCGTTCTGCCTCGCCTACGCCTTGGTTCGTCGGGCGCGCGAGATCTTGTTCGCGCTTATCGGCTGGGGGCTCTTCACCTGGGAGGGCATTCCGCTGAAGGCGGTAGGGATGACCAAACGAGCCTGA